The Cellulomonas sp. S1-8 genome has a window encoding:
- a CDS encoding glucose-1-phosphate adenylyltransferase translates to MPAPRVLAIVLAGGEGKRLMPLTAHRAKPAVPFGGIYRLVDFALSNVINSHYLHVIVLTQYKSHSLDRHVSKTWRMSALLGNYVAAVPAQQRVGKHWYLGSADAIYQCLNIIDDERPDIVVVVGADHVYRMDFSQMVDAHIASGAELTVAGIRQPIDMSDQFGVIETVPGDPTRIAAFREKPSDPTPVPGSPLEILASMGNYVANADALVNAVTVDAEDVNSRHDMGGDIVPWFVERGTAGVYDFIHNDVPGSADRDRDYWRDVGTLDSYYDANQDLISIEPVFNLYNDDWPLHTGYTGLPPAKFVHAGAGRLGHAADSIVSPGVVVSGATVSGSILSPGIRLHSWAQVTDSVLMDGVQVERYAQIHHAILDKNVIVPERARVGLDHEHDRARGFTVTDSGITVVPKGTVITD, encoded by the coding sequence ATGCCAGCGCCGCGTGTCCTCGCCATCGTCCTCGCCGGGGGGGAGGGCAAACGTCTGATGCCGCTCACCGCGCACCGCGCCAAGCCCGCGGTGCCCTTCGGCGGCATCTACCGGCTCGTCGACTTCGCCCTGTCGAACGTCATCAACTCGCACTACCTGCACGTCATCGTGCTGACCCAGTACAAGTCCCACTCGCTGGACCGGCACGTCTCCAAGACGTGGCGGATGTCGGCCCTGCTGGGCAACTACGTCGCCGCCGTGCCCGCGCAGCAGCGCGTGGGCAAGCACTGGTACCTGGGCAGCGCCGACGCGATCTACCAGTGCCTCAACATCATCGACGACGAGCGCCCCGACATCGTGGTCGTGGTCGGCGCCGACCACGTGTACCGCATGGACTTCTCGCAGATGGTCGACGCGCACATCGCGTCGGGTGCCGAGCTGACCGTCGCCGGGATCCGCCAGCCGATCGACATGTCCGACCAGTTCGGCGTCATCGAGACCGTGCCGGGCGACCCGACGCGCATCGCGGCGTTCCGCGAGAAGCCGTCGGACCCCACGCCGGTGCCGGGTTCCCCGCTGGAGATCCTCGCGTCGATGGGCAACTACGTGGCCAATGCGGACGCGCTGGTCAACGCCGTGACGGTCGACGCCGAGGACGTGAACTCGCGGCACGACATGGGCGGCGACATCGTCCCGTGGTTCGTGGAGCGCGGGACCGCGGGCGTGTACGACTTCATCCACAACGACGTGCCCGGCTCGGCCGACCGCGACCGCGACTACTGGCGCGACGTGGGGACGCTCGACTCCTACTACGACGCGAACCAGGACCTCATCTCGATCGAGCCCGTGTTCAACCTCTACAACGACGACTGGCCGCTGCACACCGGGTACACCGGTCTGCCGCCGGCCAAGTTCGTCCACGCGGGCGCCGGGCGCCTGGGGCACGCGGCCGACTCGATCGTCTCCCCCGGGGTCGTCGTGTCCGGTGCGACCGTGTCGGGGTCCATCCTGTCGCCCGGCATCCGCCTGCACTCCTGGGCGCAGGTGACGGACTCGGTGCTGATGGACGGCGTCCAGGTCGAGCGGTACGCCCAGATCCACCACGCGATCCTCGACAAGAACGTCATCGTCCCCGAGCGCGCGCGCGTCGGCCTGGACCACGAGCACGACCGTGCGCGCGGGTTCACGGTCACCGACAGCGGCATCACGGTCGTCCCCAAGGGCACGGTCATCACGGACTGA
- a CDS encoding GNAT family N-acetyltransferase: MADVVPADGHPGPASAPGSGAAPYPAGWEADVVLSDGTTTRLRPIRPDDADALQAFHVGQSERSTYLRFFASMERLSDRDLERLVGVDHLTRVALVAVTGAAEVGTPERIIGVARYDLVEPETAEVAFNIADAHQGMGLASVLLEHLAAAARERGVRRFVAEVLPQNGRMLAVFKDAGYEVRQRTEDGVVQVRFDIDPTDRSLAVAADREHRAEARSMRALLTARSVVVVGPGSAGGDDLTARQAERVVAGLVPGAREGRLTVHTVGVGDGAGLDADGIHHHLRIDDVPGPVELAVVALPATLVLDAARRLGALGVRGLVLLSGGFAEAGPEGLARQRLLLGVAHGAGMRVVGPSSFGLLATHDGTTLDASLTDLPPRPGRVGLFCQSAPLAVTLLAAVERRGLGLAQLVSAGHRADVSGNDLMQFWGEDDDTDVVALYLESIGNPRKFSRVARRLAAHKPVVVVTAGRSGHVVPPGHAVRPTRAPRRTLEEVLRQSGVVRVENVHQMLDVVQVLAHQPLPAGRRTAVLASSSGVAALVAEAAAAAGLVMTDRVELLAEDAPPDEVGGAVERVYTDPDVDVVVVVRIPTLGGGDPHLARLVAQAAARTGRTTVACMTDLHGVTADLAATDGEGRARTVPAYTAPEDAALALGHAARYAAWRAADRGLPVHPEGVDVRAAARLVARLLATSGATDGAPVTLDPDQVAELLAAVGVHVWPALRVHDADAAVAAAQTLGWPVAVKTTVPALRHRADLGGVRLDVADEAELRADVAGVLALAAGHDPGPDVPPLEVQAMAPHGVACVLRSVEDPLFGPVISFGVAGDAADLLGDVAYGVPPLTDVDVADLVRTPRAAPRLFGYRGLPALDVAALEDLVARVSVLADALPDVRSLELNPVVVSPHGLAVLGAYASVAPADRADAARRLARP, translated from the coding sequence ATGGCCGACGTCGTCCCCGCTGACGGGCACCCCGGCCCGGCGTCCGCGCCGGGGTCCGGCGCCGCACCCTACCCGGCGGGCTGGGAGGCGGACGTCGTCCTGTCCGACGGCACGACGACGCGCCTGCGCCCCATCCGTCCCGACGACGCGGACGCGTTGCAGGCGTTCCACGTCGGCCAGTCCGAGCGCTCGACGTACCTGCGGTTCTTCGCCTCGATGGAGCGGCTGTCGGACCGGGACCTGGAGCGCCTCGTCGGCGTCGACCACCTCACCCGCGTCGCGCTCGTCGCGGTCACCGGGGCGGCGGAGGTCGGCACCCCCGAGCGGATCATCGGCGTCGCGCGCTACGACCTGGTCGAGCCGGAGACGGCGGAGGTGGCGTTCAACATCGCGGACGCCCACCAGGGCATGGGCCTGGCGTCGGTGCTGCTCGAGCACCTGGCCGCGGCCGCGCGCGAGCGGGGCGTGCGGCGCTTCGTCGCCGAGGTGCTCCCGCAGAACGGCCGCATGCTGGCGGTCTTCAAGGACGCGGGATACGAGGTGCGGCAGCGCACCGAGGACGGCGTCGTCCAGGTGAGGTTCGACATCGACCCGACGGACCGGTCGCTGGCCGTGGCCGCCGACCGCGAGCACCGGGCCGAGGCGCGGTCGATGCGGGCGCTGCTGACCGCGCGCTCGGTCGTCGTCGTCGGACCGGGGTCCGCCGGCGGCGACGACCTCACCGCGCGCCAGGCCGAGCGCGTCGTCGCGGGGCTCGTGCCCGGCGCGCGCGAGGGCCGCCTCACGGTGCACACCGTGGGCGTGGGGGACGGTGCGGGCCTCGACGCGGACGGCATCCACCACCACCTGCGGATCGACGACGTGCCCGGTCCCGTCGAGCTCGCGGTCGTCGCGCTGCCGGCCACGCTCGTGCTCGACGCCGCACGTCGCCTGGGTGCGCTCGGCGTCCGCGGCCTGGTCCTGCTGTCCGGCGGGTTCGCCGAGGCGGGCCCCGAGGGGCTCGCGCGGCAGCGGCTGCTCCTCGGTGTCGCGCACGGCGCGGGCATGCGCGTCGTCGGCCCGTCGTCGTTCGGGCTCCTGGCGACCCACGACGGCACGACGCTCGACGCCTCGCTCACGGACCTGCCGCCGCGTCCCGGCCGCGTCGGCCTGTTCTGCCAGTCGGCGCCGCTCGCGGTCACCCTGCTCGCCGCCGTCGAGCGGCGCGGGCTCGGCCTGGCGCAGCTCGTGTCCGCCGGGCACCGCGCCGACGTGTCGGGCAACGACCTCATGCAGTTCTGGGGTGAGGACGACGACACGGACGTCGTCGCGCTCTACCTGGAGTCGATCGGCAACCCCCGCAAGTTCTCCCGCGTCGCGCGCCGGCTCGCCGCCCACAAGCCGGTGGTCGTCGTCACGGCCGGGCGCTCGGGGCACGTCGTGCCGCCCGGGCACGCCGTGCGGCCCACGCGCGCGCCGCGGCGCACCCTGGAGGAGGTGCTGCGCCAGTCCGGTGTCGTCCGCGTCGAGAACGTGCACCAGATGCTCGACGTCGTGCAGGTGCTCGCGCACCAGCCGCTGCCCGCCGGCCGGCGCACCGCGGTCCTCGCCAGCTCGTCCGGCGTGGCGGCGCTGGTCGCGGAGGCCGCCGCCGCGGCGGGGCTCGTCATGACCGACCGCGTCGAGCTGCTCGCCGAGGACGCACCCCCCGACGAGGTGGGCGGAGCCGTCGAGCGCGTCTACACCGACCCCGACGTCGACGTGGTCGTCGTCGTGCGGATCCCCACGCTCGGCGGCGGCGACCCGCACCTGGCGCGCCTGGTCGCGCAGGCCGCCGCCCGCACCGGGCGCACCACGGTCGCCTGCATGACCGACCTGCACGGGGTGACGGCCGACCTCGCCGCGACGGACGGGGAGGGCCGAGCACGCACCGTGCCCGCGTACACGGCACCCGAGGACGCCGCGCTCGCCCTGGGCCACGCCGCGCGGTACGCCGCCTGGCGGGCCGCCGACCGCGGCCTGCCGGTCCACCCCGAGGGTGTCGACGTGCGCGCCGCGGCCAGGCTCGTCGCGCGGCTGCTCGCCACGTCGGGCGCGACCGACGGGGCCCCGGTCACGCTCGACCCGGACCAGGTCGCCGAGCTCCTCGCGGCCGTCGGCGTCCACGTGTGGCCCGCGCTGCGGGTGCACGACGCCGACGCGGCCGTCGCCGCGGCGCAGACCCTCGGCTGGCCCGTCGCCGTCAAGACGACCGTGCCCGCGCTGCGGCACCGCGCCGACCTGGGCGGGGTGCGCCTCGACGTGGCCGACGAGGCGGAGCTGCGCGCCGACGTCGCGGGTGTGCTCGCGCTCGCGGCGGGCCACGACCCCGGACCGGACGTGCCGCCGCTCGAGGTCCAGGCGATGGCGCCGCACGGGGTGGCGTGCGTCCTGCGCTCGGTCGAGGACCCGCTCTTCGGTCCCGTCATCAGCTTCGGCGTCGCGGGCGACGCGGCGGACCTGCTCGGTGACGTCGCGTACGGCGTCCCGCCGCTGACGGACGTCGACGTCGCGGACCTCGTCCGCACGCCCCGGGCCGCGCCGCGCCTGTTCGGCTACCGGGGCCTGCCCGCGCTGGACGTGGCGGCGCTCGAGGACCTCGTGGCGCGCGTGTCCGTCCTCGCCGACGCCCTGCCGGACGTGCGGTCGCTCGAGCTGAACCCGGTCGTGGTGTCGCCGCACGGCCTGGCGGTGCTCGGGGCGTACGCGTCCGTCGCGCCGGCGGACCGCGCCGACGCCGCGCGCCGCCTGGCGCGGCCGTGA
- the glgA gene encoding glycogen synthase: MRVDLLTREYPPHVYGGAGVHVEGLTAVLRELIDVRVHCFDEPVPEPGTHGYTVPEGLTGANAALATMGVDLAMVDGIGRDAGDGGTDLVHSHTWYANLAGHLAGLLYDVPHVLTAHSLEPLRPWKAEQLGGGYALSSWVERTAYESAAAVIAVSGGMRADILRSYPAVDPARVHVVHNGIDLDGWRRPTSDEGLARARAVVQDLGIDPDRPSVVFVGRITRQKGLPYLLRAVETMPTDVQVVLCAGAPDTPEILAEVNALVADLRTRRSGIVWIDRMLPRDELVAVLAHGTVFACPSVYEPLGIVNLEAMAVGLPVVGTATGGIPEVVDDGFTGVLVPIDQVQDGTGTPVDPDRFVADLGAALSDAVADTERAARWGVASRRRVEDHFSWQAIGERTLEVYRGVLGA; the protein is encoded by the coding sequence GTGCGCGTCGACCTGCTGACCCGCGAGTACCCCCCGCACGTGTACGGGGGCGCGGGCGTCCACGTCGAGGGCCTGACGGCCGTGCTGCGCGAGCTCATCGACGTGCGCGTCCACTGCTTCGACGAGCCCGTCCCCGAGCCCGGCACGCACGGGTACACGGTGCCCGAGGGCCTGACCGGTGCGAACGCGGCCCTGGCGACGATGGGGGTCGACCTCGCGATGGTCGACGGCATCGGGCGGGACGCGGGCGACGGCGGCACCGACCTCGTGCACTCGCACACCTGGTACGCCAACCTCGCGGGGCACCTGGCCGGGCTGCTGTACGACGTGCCGCACGTGCTGACCGCGCACAGCCTTGAGCCGCTGCGGCCGTGGAAGGCCGAGCAGCTCGGCGGCGGGTACGCGCTGTCGTCGTGGGTCGAGCGCACCGCGTACGAGTCGGCGGCCGCGGTGATCGCCGTCAGCGGCGGGATGCGCGCCGACATCTTGCGGTCGTACCCCGCCGTCGACCCCGCCCGCGTGCACGTCGTGCACAACGGCATCGACCTCGACGGCTGGCGGCGTCCGACGTCCGACGAGGGCCTCGCGCGCGCCCGCGCCGTCGTGCAGGACCTCGGCATCGACCCCGACCGCCCGTCAGTCGTGTTCGTCGGGCGGATCACCCGCCAGAAGGGCCTGCCCTACCTGCTGCGGGCCGTCGAGACCATGCCCACGGACGTGCAGGTCGTGCTGTGCGCCGGCGCACCCGACACCCCGGAGATCCTCGCCGAGGTGAACGCGCTGGTCGCGGACCTGCGCACCCGCCGCTCCGGGATCGTCTGGATCGACCGCATGCTGCCGCGCGACGAGCTGGTCGCGGTGCTCGCGCACGGCACCGTCTTCGCGTGCCCGTCGGTCTACGAGCCGCTCGGCATCGTCAACCTCGAGGCCATGGCCGTGGGCCTGCCCGTCGTGGGCACCGCCACCGGCGGCATCCCTGAGGTCGTCGACGACGGCTTCACGGGGGTGCTCGTGCCCATCGACCAGGTCCAGGACGGCACCGGGACGCCCGTCGACCCCGACCGGTTCGTGGCCGACCTCGGGGCCGCGCTGAGCGACGCCGTGGCGGACACCGAGCGCGCCGCGCGGTGGGGCGTCGCCTCCCGGCGCCGGGTCGAGGACCACTTCTCGTGGCAGGCGATCGGGGAGCGCACGCTCGAGGTCTACCGGGGCGTCCTCGGCGCCTGA
- a CDS encoding SixA phosphatase family protein, with protein sequence MTLHRLVLLRHAKAEPGGVVPDHERPLTLLGRRQATAVGTALAAAGLAPERVLCSSSVRTRQTWELTRTALAAAGSPEAAVAVSDDLYDASTGDLVALVQGVPDDVATVLVVGHEPTMSHAAAVLAGPGSDEAVVVRVHLGVPTASWSVLELDGPWSGTAPGALRLVHVERTP encoded by the coding sequence GTGACCCTGCACCGACTCGTGCTCCTGCGGCACGCGAAGGCCGAACCGGGCGGCGTCGTCCCGGACCACGAACGTCCGCTGACGCTCCTCGGGCGCCGTCAGGCGACCGCGGTCGGCACCGCGCTGGCCGCGGCCGGCCTCGCACCGGAGCGCGTCCTGTGCTCGTCGTCGGTGCGCACGCGCCAGACCTGGGAGCTCACGCGGACGGCGCTGGCGGCCGCCGGGAGCCCCGAGGCGGCCGTCGCCGTGTCGGACGACCTGTACGACGCGTCCACGGGGGACCTGGTCGCGCTCGTCCAGGGGGTGCCGGACGACGTGGCCACCGTGCTCGTCGTCGGCCACGAGCCGACGATGTCGCACGCGGCCGCGGTGCTCGCCGGACCGGGGTCGGACGAGGCGGTGGTCGTCCGGGTCCACCTGGGGGTGCCGACGGCGTCCTGGTCCGTCCTCGAGCTCGACGGGCCGTGGTCCGGGACCGCCCCCGGTGCGCTGCGGCTCGTCCACGTCGAGCGCACCCCCTGA
- the fabI gene encoding enoyl-ACP reductase FabI, with protein MALLEGKTLLVTGVLTDSSIAFHVARLAQQEGAEVVLTSFGRQLRLTQAIARRLPKPAPVVELDVTSSDDLAALADRVREHTDHLDGVVHSIGFAPQSVMGGNFLAGEWEDVATAVHVSAYSLKALAVASQPLLTPGSSLVGLTFDARYAWPVYDWMGVAKAAFESTARYLARDLGPLGIRVNLVSAGPIRTTAAKSIPGFEAMEGGWPQRAPLGWDVTDPEPTARAVAALLSDWFPATTGEIVHVDGGVHAMGL; from the coding sequence ATGGCACTGCTCGAGGGCAAGACCCTGCTCGTCACCGGCGTCCTCACCGACAGCTCGATCGCGTTCCACGTCGCCCGGCTCGCGCAGCAGGAGGGCGCCGAGGTCGTCCTCACGTCGTTCGGCCGCCAGCTGCGGCTCACTCAAGCGATCGCGCGCCGGCTGCCGAAGCCCGCGCCCGTCGTCGAGCTCGACGTCACGTCGAGCGACGACCTGGCCGCGCTCGCGGACCGCGTGCGGGAGCACACCGACCACCTCGACGGGGTCGTGCACTCGATCGGGTTCGCCCCGCAGTCCGTCATGGGCGGCAACTTCCTGGCCGGGGAGTGGGAGGACGTCGCGACGGCCGTGCACGTCAGCGCGTACTCGCTCAAGGCGCTCGCGGTCGCGTCCCAGCCGCTGCTCACCCCGGGGTCGAGCCTCGTCGGGCTGACGTTCGACGCGCGCTACGCCTGGCCGGTCTACGACTGGATGGGCGTCGCGAAGGCCGCGTTCGAGTCGACCGCGCGCTACCTGGCCCGTGACCTCGGGCCGCTGGGCATCCGCGTCAACCTCGTGTCGGCCGGGCCGATCCGCACCACCGCCGCCAAGTCGATCCCCGGGTTCGAGGCCATGGAGGGCGGCTGGCCGCAGCGGGCGCCGCTCGGCTGGGACGTCACCGACCCCGAGCCGACGGCACGCGCCGTCGCTGCGCTGCTGTCGGACTGGTTCCCCGCGACGACGGGCGAGATCGTGCACGTCGACGGCGGCGTGCACGCGATGGGGCTGTGA
- the serB gene encoding phosphoserine phosphatase SerB — MDTRTDLTRLVVMDIDSTLITGEVVEMLAAHAGSRPLVADITERAMRGEIDFAQSLRERVATLAGLPVSVFDEVLAEVELTPGAVELVAELASRGWPVGLVSGGFVEVARPLAARLGITRVHANRLEVRDGRLTGRVDGPVVDRAAKAATLTAWAAELGLPMTRTVAIGDGANDLDMLAAAATGIAFNAKPVVAAAADAAVAGRLDAVLALEPFAA, encoded by the coding sequence GTGGACACCCGGACCGACCTGACCCGCCTCGTCGTGATGGACATCGACTCCACGCTCATCACCGGCGAGGTCGTCGAGATGCTCGCGGCGCACGCCGGCTCGCGCCCGCTGGTCGCGGACATCACGGAGCGTGCGATGCGCGGTGAGATCGACTTCGCGCAGTCGCTGCGGGAGCGGGTCGCGACTCTCGCGGGCCTGCCGGTGAGCGTCTTCGACGAGGTCCTCGCCGAGGTGGAGCTGACGCCGGGCGCCGTCGAGCTCGTCGCGGAGCTGGCGAGCCGGGGCTGGCCCGTCGGTCTCGTCTCGGGGGGCTTCGTCGAGGTGGCACGGCCGCTCGCCGCCCGGCTGGGGATCACGCGTGTGCACGCGAACCGGCTGGAGGTGCGCGACGGGCGCCTGACCGGACGCGTCGACGGCCCCGTGGTCGACCGGGCCGCGAAGGCCGCGACCCTGACCGCCTGGGCGGCCGAGCTGGGTCTGCCGATGACACGCACCGTCGCGATCGGCGACGGGGCGAACGACCTCGACATGCTGGCCGCGGCCGCCACGGGGATCGCGTTCAACGCCAAGCCCGTGGTCGCCGCCGCGGCCGACGCGGCCGTCGCCGGGCGCCTGGACGCCGTGCTGGCGCTGGAGCCCTTCGCGGCCTGA
- a CDS encoding DNA gyrase/topoisomerase IV subunit A: MARRPASPDLPPEDLVERIVDVDVTTEMEGSFLEYAYSVIYSRALPDARDGLKPVQRRIVYQMADMGLRPERPYVKSARVVGEVMGKLHPHGDSAIYDAMVRLAQPFSLRLPLVDGHGNFGSLDDGPAASRYTEARMAPAAVAMTQGLDEDVVDFVPNYDNKLQQPSVLPAAIPNLLVNGATGIAVGMATNMAPHNLVEVVAAARHLVKHPGATLEDLMRFVPGPDLPTGGKIVGLDGVRDAYRTGRGAFRTRATARIENVTPRRKGIVITELPYTVGPEKVIEKIKEGVQSKKLSGIADAVDLTDRAHGLRLVIEVKTGFHPEAVLEQLYRHTPLEDSFSINNVALVEGQPRTLGLVELLRVWVEHRLEVVRRRTTYRLSKRQERLHLVEGLLIAILDIDEVIQVIRASDDADAARARLRTVFDLSEPQAEYILELRLRRLTRFSRIELERERDELIDEIARLQAILADDALLRTVTSDEMAQVAATYGTPRRTVLLEHAGGTSLAGAAGAPAPTRGAAPLEIADTPCWALLSATGLVARTAEEAPPARGDGRVRSRHDVVASAVATTARADVGALTSLGRVVRLSVLELPALPPTDGPPSLSGGLPVGEAVTLENGEQVLALVPLGEDAPPLALATAQGVVKRVTPGDVPANRDTWEVIGLRDGDQVVGAAPAGDDDELVLVSSDASLLHFPGSQVRPQGRAAGGMAGIKLAPGARVVGFGVVRPDDDAVVVTVSGSSAALPGTQTGSAKVTPFATYPGKGRATGGVRSHRFLKGEDALILAHVGPAPVRATGSGGQPVDLPGVDDRRDGSGVPLPAPVHAIG; the protein is encoded by the coding sequence ATGGCGCGTCGCCCCGCGAGCCCCGACCTGCCGCCCGAGGACCTCGTCGAGCGGATCGTCGACGTCGACGTCACGACGGAGATGGAGGGGTCGTTCCTCGAGTACGCGTACTCGGTGATCTACTCGCGCGCCCTCCCCGACGCGCGGGACGGCCTCAAGCCCGTGCAGCGACGCATCGTCTACCAGATGGCCGACATGGGCCTGCGGCCCGAGCGGCCGTACGTGAAGTCGGCGCGCGTCGTCGGCGAGGTCATGGGCAAGCTGCACCCGCACGGCGACAGCGCGATCTACGACGCGATGGTGCGGCTGGCGCAGCCGTTCTCGCTGCGGCTGCCGCTGGTCGACGGGCACGGTAACTTCGGCTCGCTCGACGACGGCCCGGCCGCGTCGCGCTACACCGAGGCCCGCATGGCGCCGGCCGCGGTCGCGATGACGCAGGGTCTGGACGAGGACGTCGTCGACTTCGTCCCCAACTACGACAACAAGCTCCAGCAGCCGTCCGTGCTGCCCGCCGCGATCCCGAACCTCCTGGTCAACGGCGCGACGGGCATCGCGGTGGGCATGGCGACCAACATGGCGCCGCACAACCTGGTCGAGGTCGTCGCGGCCGCGCGCCACCTCGTGAAGCACCCGGGTGCGACGCTCGAGGACCTCATGCGGTTCGTCCCCGGCCCCGACCTGCCGACGGGCGGCAAGATCGTCGGGCTGGACGGCGTGCGCGACGCGTACCGCACCGGGCGCGGCGCGTTCCGCACGCGCGCGACGGCGCGGATCGAGAACGTCACGCCGCGCCGCAAGGGCATCGTCATCACCGAGCTGCCGTACACGGTCGGCCCGGAGAAGGTCATCGAGAAGATCAAGGAGGGCGTGCAGTCCAAGAAGCTCTCCGGCATCGCCGACGCGGTCGACCTCACCGACCGCGCGCACGGGCTGCGCCTCGTCATCGAGGTCAAGACGGGGTTCCACCCCGAGGCGGTCCTCGAGCAGCTCTACCGGCACACGCCGCTGGAGGACTCGTTCTCCATCAACAACGTCGCGCTCGTCGAGGGGCAGCCGCGCACGCTGGGCCTGGTCGAGCTGCTGCGGGTGTGGGTCGAGCACCGGCTCGAGGTGGTGCGCCGCCGCACGACGTACCGGCTGTCGAAGCGCCAGGAGCGGCTGCACCTGGTCGAGGGCCTGCTCATCGCGATCCTCGACATCGACGAGGTCATCCAGGTCATCCGGGCGTCGGACGACGCCGACGCGGCACGCGCACGCCTGCGGACCGTCTTCGACCTGTCCGAGCCGCAGGCCGAGTACATCCTCGAGCTGCGGCTGCGGCGCCTGACGCGGTTCTCGCGCATCGAGCTGGAGCGCGAGCGCGACGAGCTGATCGACGAGATCGCGCGGCTGCAGGCGATCCTCGCGGACGACGCCCTGCTGCGGACCGTGACGTCGGACGAGATGGCGCAGGTCGCGGCGACGTACGGCACCCCCCGGCGCACGGTGCTGCTGGAGCACGCCGGCGGCACGAGCCTGGCCGGCGCGGCGGGCGCACCGGCGCCGACCCGGGGCGCCGCACCCCTGGAGATCGCGGACACGCCGTGCTGGGCGCTGCTGTCGGCGACGGGGCTGGTGGCGCGCACGGCCGAGGAGGCGCCGCCGGCGCGCGGCGACGGACGCGTCCGCAGCCGGCACGACGTGGTCGCCTCGGCGGTCGCGACGACCGCGCGGGCCGACGTCGGTGCGCTGACGTCGCTCGGGCGCGTCGTGCGGCTCTCGGTCCTCGAGCTGCCCGCGCTGCCGCCGACGGACGGCCCGCCGTCGCTGTCGGGCGGGCTGCCCGTGGGCGAGGCGGTCACGCTCGAGAACGGTGAGCAGGTGCTCGCGCTCGTGCCGCTGGGCGAGGACGCTCCCCCGCTCGCGCTGGCGACCGCGCAGGGTGTCGTCAAGCGCGTCACGCCGGGCGACGTACCGGCGAACCGCGACACGTGGGAGGTGATCGGGCTGCGCGACGGCGACCAGGTCGTCGGGGCCGCACCGGCCGGCGACGACGACGAGCTCGTCCTCGTGTCGTCCGACGCCTCGCTGCTGCACTTCCCCGGCTCCCAGGTGCGTCCGCAGGGCCGGGCAGCCGGCGGCATGGCCGGCATCAAGCTGGCGCCGGGCGCGCGGGTCGTCGGGTTCGGCGTCGTGCGGCCCGACGACGACGCGGTCGTCGTGACCGTGTCCGGGTCGTCCGCGGCGCTGCCCGGTACGCAGACCGGCTCGGCGAAGGTCACGCCGTTCGCGACGTACCCCGGCAAGGGGCGCGCCACGGGCGGGGTGCGCTCGCACCGGTTCCTCAAGGGCGAGGACGCGCTGATCCTCGCGCACGTCGGTCCGGCGCCGGTGCGTGCGACGGGCTCGGGCGGCCAGCCGGTCGACCTGCCCGGCGTCGACGACCGCCGCGACGGCTCGGGCGTGCCGCTGCCGGCACCGGTGCACGCGATCGGCTGA
- a CDS encoding DUF5998 family protein encodes MPALSTTLRDDLHRAGYYPELVGEVLELALAGEEDVAHLVHPETTFDGTEVRRHVTVLTLTATRLVVAHVDDHPADSEHPSASAQATTEAVPLGELRSVAFTHVMPDPQQHRAGDGAAELTLAIGWGAVSRVDLEPATCGDPQCDADHGMSGSITPDDVVVRVSAAAEGREAVLAAMRFGRTLSAATTRR; translated from the coding sequence GTGCCCGCACTCTCCACCACGCTGCGCGACGACCTGCACCGGGCCGGCTACTACCCCGAGCTCGTGGGCGAGGTCCTCGAGCTCGCCCTGGCCGGCGAGGAGGACGTCGCCCACCTCGTCCACCCCGAGACCACGTTCGACGGGACCGAGGTGCGGCGGCACGTGACCGTGCTCACGCTGACCGCGACCCGGCTCGTCGTGGCCCACGTCGACGACCACCCCGCCGACTCCGAGCACCCCTCCGCCAGCGCCCAGGCGACGACCGAGGCGGTCCCGCTGGGCGAGCTGCGCTCGGTCGCCTTCACGCACGTCATGCCGGACCCGCAGCAGCACCGCGCGGGCGACGGCGCCGCCGAGCTCACGCTCGCGATCGGGTGGGGGGCCGTCTCGCGTGTCGACCTCGAGCCCGCGACGTGCGGGGACCCCCAGTGCGACGCCGACCACGGGATGTCGGGGTCGATCACGCCCGACGACGTCGTGGTCCGGGTCAGCGCGGCGGCCGAGGGACGCGAGGCCGTGCTCGCGGCCATGCGGTTCGGCCGCACCCTGTCGGCGGCGACGACGCGGCGGTGA